One Phoenix dactylifera cultivar Barhee BC4 chromosome 8, palm_55x_up_171113_PBpolish2nd_filt_p, whole genome shotgun sequence genomic window carries:
- the LOC103704918 gene encoding fatty-acid-binding protein 2 isoform X2 gives MKNSWLFLTNLDVDGECPYIFPTEFQLSEGFGLLSQFGSLVDSSFHRSNQIYVSGSLALQEAFSCISKFSGALFVWLSTGSNSNLLRKLSGNAHGSNSIFSQSCTQIKHFTSSSQNLARLHSGSGSNNEFAIPVLLAKFVNSTIGRMWKEVEQHHACSVLSLAAALIPPFGNISSKVLSESIPLENTDERINGFMDRSCNEDDYRGCSSLSMSNITWKRGAVEPKTGIKFPTFLEDNSNPTTEVLIGTGSRSVRIIKLKSMNVYAFGLYIQPDSVCEKLGPKYSSVPVGELQNRTEFFEDLLREDIHMTVRLVVNCNGLKINTVRHAFEKSLRTRLLKMNPDTDCHCLRAFGSYFTQDIPLPMGTTINFRQTADGRLITEIGDKHIGSVHSKDLCRAFFDMYVGDVPVSVQAKQEIAQNVADLIRRC, from the exons ATGAAGAATAGTTGGTTGTTTCTTACAAATCTGGATGTTGATGGTGAATGCCCATACATCTTTCCGACAGAGTTCCAATTATCTGAAGGCTTTGGGCTATTGTCACAGTTTGGTTCACTGGTGGACAGTTCTTTTCATCGTTCCAACCAAATTTATGTTTCTGGAAGTTTAGCCCTTCAAGAAGCATTTAGTTGCATTTCCAAGTTTTCTGGAGCATTATTTGTCTGGCTTTCTACTGGGTCAAATTCCAATTTACTTCGTAAACTGTCGGGCAAtgcacatggctcaaattctataTTTAGCCAGTCCTGTACACAAATTAAACATTTTACTTCTTCTAGTCAGAACCTTGCCCGGTTGCATTCTGGTTCTGGGTCAAATAATGAATTTGCTATACCAGTACTCCTTGCGAAGTTTGTGAATTCCACCATAGGACGCATGTGGAAGGAAGTTGAGCAGCACCATGCTTGCTCTGTTTTATCATTAGCTGCAGCTCTTATACCACCATTTGGCAATAT ATCCTCAAAGGTACTATCTGAGTCCATTCCGCTGGAAAACACTGATGAACGGATCAATGGATTTATGGATCGATCATGCAATGAGGATGACTATCGAGGCTGCTCTAGTCTTTCTATGTCGAACATAACCTGGAAAAGAGGTGCAGTTGAACCAAAAACTGGCATCAAGTTCCCCACATTTTTGGAAGATAATTCCAATCCGACTACTGAG GTGCTTATAGGGACTGGCTCCAGAAGCGTGAGAATAATAAAGCTAAAGTCTATGAATGTATATGCATTTGGTTTAT ATATCCAACCTGATTCAGTTTGTGAGAAACTGGGTCCAAAGTATTCTTCTGTGCCTGTCGGCGAACTGCAGAATCGCACAGAGTTTTTTGAAGATCTTCTCAG GGAGGATATCCATATGACTGTTAGGCTGGTTGTTAATTGCAACGGACTCAAAATTAATACCGTGCGGCA TGCTTTTGAGAAATCCCTTCGCACACGTTTGCTAAAG ATGAATCCTGATACAGATTGTCATTGCCTGAGAGCGTTTGGTTCTTATTTCACACAAGATATTCCACTACCTATG GGTACAACAATTAATTTTAGACAAACAGCAGATGGTCGGCTGATAACAGAAA TTGGTGATAAACATATTGGTTCCGTCCACAGCAAAGATCTGTGTA GAGCCTTCTTCGACATGTACGTTGGTGATGTACCTGTATCCGTGCAGGCCAAACAGGAGATTGCTCAAAATGTTGCAGACCTTATAAGAAGATGTTAA
- the LOC103704918 gene encoding fatty-acid-binding protein 2 isoform X1 has translation MKNSWLFLTNLDVDGECPYIFPTEFQLSEGFGLLSQFGSLVDSSFHRSNQIYVSGSLALQEAFSCISKFSGALFVWLSTGSNSNLLRKLSGNAHGSNSIFSQSCTQIKHFTSSSQNLARLHSGSGSNNEFAIPVLLAKFVNSTIGRMWKEVEQHHACSVLSLAAALIPPFGNIRSSKVLSESIPLENTDERINGFMDRSCNEDDYRGCSSLSMSNITWKRGAVEPKTGIKFPTFLEDNSNPTTEVLIGTGSRSVRIIKLKSMNVYAFGLYIQPDSVCEKLGPKYSSVPVGELQNRTEFFEDLLREDIHMTVRLVVNCNGLKINTVRHAFEKSLRTRLLKMNPDTDCHCLRAFGSYFTQDIPLPMGTTINFRQTADGRLITEIGDKHIGSVHSKDLCRAFFDMYVGDVPVSVQAKQEIAQNVADLIRRC, from the exons ATGAAGAATAGTTGGTTGTTTCTTACAAATCTGGATGTTGATGGTGAATGCCCATACATCTTTCCGACAGAGTTCCAATTATCTGAAGGCTTTGGGCTATTGTCACAGTTTGGTTCACTGGTGGACAGTTCTTTTCATCGTTCCAACCAAATTTATGTTTCTGGAAGTTTAGCCCTTCAAGAAGCATTTAGTTGCATTTCCAAGTTTTCTGGAGCATTATTTGTCTGGCTTTCTACTGGGTCAAATTCCAATTTACTTCGTAAACTGTCGGGCAAtgcacatggctcaaattctataTTTAGCCAGTCCTGTACACAAATTAAACATTTTACTTCTTCTAGTCAGAACCTTGCCCGGTTGCATTCTGGTTCTGGGTCAAATAATGAATTTGCTATACCAGTACTCCTTGCGAAGTTTGTGAATTCCACCATAGGACGCATGTGGAAGGAAGTTGAGCAGCACCATGCTTGCTCTGTTTTATCATTAGCTGCAGCTCTTATACCACCATTTGGCAATAT AAGATCCTCAAAGGTACTATCTGAGTCCATTCCGCTGGAAAACACTGATGAACGGATCAATGGATTTATGGATCGATCATGCAATGAGGATGACTATCGAGGCTGCTCTAGTCTTTCTATGTCGAACATAACCTGGAAAAGAGGTGCAGTTGAACCAAAAACTGGCATCAAGTTCCCCACATTTTTGGAAGATAATTCCAATCCGACTACTGAG GTGCTTATAGGGACTGGCTCCAGAAGCGTGAGAATAATAAAGCTAAAGTCTATGAATGTATATGCATTTGGTTTAT ATATCCAACCTGATTCAGTTTGTGAGAAACTGGGTCCAAAGTATTCTTCTGTGCCTGTCGGCGAACTGCAGAATCGCACAGAGTTTTTTGAAGATCTTCTCAG GGAGGATATCCATATGACTGTTAGGCTGGTTGTTAATTGCAACGGACTCAAAATTAATACCGTGCGGCA TGCTTTTGAGAAATCCCTTCGCACACGTTTGCTAAAG ATGAATCCTGATACAGATTGTCATTGCCTGAGAGCGTTTGGTTCTTATTTCACACAAGATATTCCACTACCTATG GGTACAACAATTAATTTTAGACAAACAGCAGATGGTCGGCTGATAACAGAAA TTGGTGATAAACATATTGGTTCCGTCCACAGCAAAGATCTGTGTA GAGCCTTCTTCGACATGTACGTTGGTGATGTACCTGTATCCGTGCAGGCCAAACAGGAGATTGCTCAAAATGTTGCAGACCTTATAAGAAGATGTTAA
- the LOC103704971 gene encoding endoglucanase 8-like, which translates to MKSSIKALAIAFGAWLTISNGFLMVAGGSYNYKEALTKSLLFLEAQRSGKLPPNSRIPWRGDSALDDGKRSNVDLVGGYYDAGDNVKYGLPMAFTITTLAWSALAHQAELEATGELKNVHAAIRWGTDYFLKASSKRNKLWVQVGDPNADHQCWVRPENMNTPRTLYKIDENDPGTEIAAETAAAMAASSIVFRGNDRKYARSLLNKAKLLFEFAKNHQGTYDGECPFYCSFSGYNDELLWAASWLFMATKRDVYRKYITGEAITASVAEFSWDLKYAGAQILLSDSNLTGEDGLQNFKTQADNFVCAVLPDSPFHQIYISPGGLIHLRDGANTQYVTGTAFLFSIYSDILAKNHQTVSCGNQVIHPTRLREFAKQQMDYLLGSNPRSRSYMVGFGNKSPTQAHHRGASVPVLSPEKKVDCGTSFVNWYQKNQPNPNELTGAIVGGPDRYDNFEDLRSDSSKLEPCTYINSLAVGPLAKLAVHGA; encoded by the exons atgaaatcatccataaaagcTCTGGCAATCGCCTTTGGGGCATGGTTGACGATATCCAATGGCTTTCTCATGGTTGCCGGTGGCAGCTACAACTACAAGGAAGCACTCACAAAGTCATTGTTGTTCCTTGAGGCCCAGCGGTCTGGGAAGCTCCCACCCAATTCTAGGATCCCTTGGAGAGGTGACTCGGCTCTTGATGATGGGAAGCGTTCTAAT GTGGATCTTGTAGGAGGGTATTATGATGCAGGAGACAATGTAAAGTATGGGCTACCCATGGCCTTCACCATCACAACTCTTGCTTGGTCTGCTCTTGCTCACCAGGCTGAGCTAGAAGCCACAGGGGAGTTGAAGAATGTGCATGCTGCTATTCGTTGGGGAACAGATTATTTTCTTAAAGCTAGCTCCAAGCGTAATAAATTGTGGGTTCAG GTGGGAGACCCAAATGCGGACCATCAATGTTGGGTGCGACCTGAGAACATGAACACACCAAGGACCCTGTACAAAATCGATGAAAATGATCCAGGGACAGAGATTGCAGCAGAGACAGCTGCTGCTATGGCTGCTTCTTCCATAGTATTTAGAGGCAATGACCGCAAGTATGCCCGTAGCCTCCTCAACAAAGCCAAGCTG CTCTTTGAGTTTGCAAAGAACCACCAAGGAACCTATGATGGGGAGTGCCCATTCTACTGCTccttttctggttacaat GATGAATTGCTGTGGGCAGCTTCGTGGCTATTCATGGCTACAAAAAGAGATGTTTATAGGAAATATATCACTGGGGAAGCCATCACTGCTAGTGTAGCTGAGTTCAGTTGGGATCTAAAGTATGCCGGTGCCCAAATTCTTCTATCAGAT TCAAACCTAACCGGGGAGGATGGTCTCCAAAACTTCAAGACACAAGCCGACAACTTTGTTTGTGCTGTGCTGCCGGATAGTCCATTCCACCAAATATATATCTCTCCAG GGGGATTGATTCATCTCCGAGATGGAGCTAACACACAATATGTCACCGGCACTGCATTCTTGTTCAGTATTTACAGCGACATTCTCGCCAAGAACCATCAAACAGTCTCTTGCGGGAACCAAGTGATCCACCCCACTCGCCTAAGGGAGTTTGCCAAGCAGCAG ATGGATTATCTCTTGGGCAGCAACCCTAGGAGCAGGTCCTACATGGTTGGCTTCGGCAACAAATCCCCAACGCAAGCCCACCACCGTGGTGCGTCTGTGCCGGTGCTCTCACCGGAGAAGAAGGTCGACTGCGGCACGAGCTTCGTAAACTGGTATCAGAAAAACCAACCCAATCCTAACGAGCTCACTGGTGCCATTGTTGGTGGCCCTGATCGCTACGACAACTTTGAAGACCTGCGTTCAGACTCGTCCAAGCTCGAGCCTTGCACCTACATAAACTCCCTCGCCGTCGGCCCCCTTGCCAAGCTAGCTGTGCATGGCGCCTGA